The following coding sequences are from one Verrucomicrobiia bacterium window:
- a CDS encoding histidinol-phosphatase HisJ family protein, translating to MALPADYHMHTPLCRHATGAPTAYAAQAVRLGFTEIGFSDHSPMLEDDFDDWRMRNDQLDEYVAQVRLAQREHPQLTIRLALEVDFLPDRVEWIRELAVRHPWDYLIGSVHYVSGGWDIDSPFKRELWEKSDVDAVWAEYFDRLTQAAASGLFEIIGHTDLPKKFGHLPRRDMTPLVGQFLDACRATDTAIELNTAGLRKDCREIYPSRAILEQARAKGVAITFGSDAHAPEEVGADFAAAIRLARETGFTHSRRFAGRKMTEVALGR from the coding sequence ATGGCGCTGCCCGCCGACTACCACATGCACACGCCGCTGTGTCGCCACGCGACCGGCGCCCCGACCGCTTACGCCGCGCAGGCCGTTCGCCTTGGCTTCACGGAAATCGGTTTCTCCGACCATTCGCCCATGTTGGAGGACGACTTTGATGACTGGCGCATGCGCAACGACCAGCTTGACGAGTATGTCGCGCAAGTGCGCCTGGCCCAACGCGAGCATCCGCAGCTCACCATCCGGCTCGCGCTCGAAGTGGATTTCCTGCCCGACCGCGTGGAGTGGATTCGCGAACTCGCCGTGCGGCACCCGTGGGATTACCTGATCGGCTCGGTCCATTACGTCTCCGGCGGCTGGGACATTGACAGCCCGTTCAAGCGCGAACTCTGGGAGAAATCGGACGTGGATGCCGTCTGGGCCGAATACTTCGACCGGCTGACGCAGGCGGCGGCATCGGGTCTGTTTGAAATCATCGGTCACACGGACCTGCCGAAGAAGTTTGGCCACCTGCCCCGGCGCGACATGACACCGCTCGTGGGCCAATTCCTCGACGCCTGCCGGGCCACCGACACCGCCATCGAACTGAACACCGCCGGGTTGCGCAAAGATTGCCGTGAGATTTACCCGAGCCGCGCCATCCTCGAACAGGCCCGTGCGAAGGGCGTCGCCATCACGTTTGGTTCGGACGCGCACGCGCCCGAGGAAGTGGGTGCGGACTTCGCGGCGGCCATCCGGCTTGCCCGGGAAACCGGCTTCACGCACAGCCGCCGGTTTGCCGGGCGGAAAATGACCGAAGTGGCACTCGGCCGATGA